A portion of the Pseudarthrobacter sp. L1SW genome contains these proteins:
- a CDS encoding SMI1/KNR4 family protein, translating to MGIQKVWTEIVEWLSVNAPETARTIRAPAPEALIRSFEEAAPNGWHKDLSTLYRLFDGAEPSTAGYVFPNYRPLPLKEAGKTQQMLLDIWARVGEEANAVDEREKRSPLYLNLRAVHEAYGGTLAPTPHQPYDPARAAAEEAGTRVSMFISSFLPVADDGSGDFLFVDLRKGRRHGCISEYFKDEADWRPAIWPSLEALLADTLLSLRTGQPALAFIPTVAEGKLRWGISPGR from the coding sequence ATGGGGATTCAGAAAGTGTGGACTGAAATTGTTGAGTGGCTGAGTGTTAACGCACCAGAAACAGCCAGGACCATACGAGCCCCCGCGCCCGAAGCACTCATTCGCTCATTTGAAGAGGCAGCACCCAACGGGTGGCACAAAGACCTGTCGACTCTCTATCGGCTCTTCGACGGCGCCGAGCCGTCAACCGCAGGCTATGTCTTCCCGAACTATCGGCCGCTCCCACTGAAAGAAGCGGGGAAGACACAACAAATGTTGCTCGACATCTGGGCGCGGGTTGGAGAGGAAGCAAATGCCGTGGACGAACGGGAGAAGAGGTCGCCTCTTTACTTGAATCTGCGCGCCGTCCACGAAGCTTACGGCGGTACTCTTGCGCCCACGCCCCATCAACCGTACGACCCGGCACGTGCTGCAGCTGAAGAAGCCGGCACCAGGGTTTCTATGTTCATCTCATCCTTCCTCCCGGTCGCAGACGACGGTTCCGGCGACTTCCTGTTCGTCGACCTCAGAAAAGGACGGCGGCACGGCTGCATAAGTGAATATTTCAAGGACGAGGCCGATTGGCGCCCGGCGATTTGGCCATCGCTTGAAGCTCTCTTGGCTGACACTCTGTTAAGCCTGCGGACTGGCCAACCTGCGCTGGCCTTCATACCCACAGTTGCAGAGGGCAAGCTCCGTTGGGGAATATCTCCGGGACGTTGA
- a CDS encoding YciI family protein, producing the protein MKKFVVLYFAQQSAQAQMAESSPEAAQEGMKAWMEWAARAGDGIVDMGSPLGAGTEITATGATEAKTGAAGYSILQADDLAGAQALLDGHPHLMMPGASIQVYETLDLPGM; encoded by the coding sequence ATGAAAAAGTTTGTTGTTCTTTACTTCGCACAGCAGTCAGCCCAGGCCCAGATGGCGGAAAGTTCGCCCGAAGCCGCGCAGGAGGGGATGAAGGCCTGGATGGAATGGGCCGCGCGTGCCGGGGACGGCATCGTGGACATGGGAAGCCCCTTGGGCGCCGGAACGGAAATCACTGCGACGGGGGCCACTGAAGCCAAGACGGGGGCGGCAGGCTACAGCATCCTCCAGGCTGACGATCTTGCCGGAGCCCAGGCGCTGCTGGACGGCCATCCCCACCTGATGATGCCCGGAGCCAGCATCCAGGTCTACGAAACCCTGGACCTGCCCGGCATGTAG
- a CDS encoding HutD family protein, with protein MEIIRFADRKPQPWRNGGGVTTQIAGHPDAASLQDGGWDWRVSIAEVTKAGDFSPFPGMERVLTVVEGELLLLTVDGSEHPLEKYRAFRFPGGAATSCALPTGDVTNLNVITRAGSFKGFTSIIEISRKRAHPLFAGQLGILLQGQATASEGTSEAEVLGRYDAVVGSDTASPEILGRGFLAVVSIDPVTASG; from the coding sequence ATGGAGATCATCCGCTTCGCTGACCGCAAGCCCCAGCCCTGGCGTAACGGCGGCGGCGTCACAACCCAGATTGCCGGCCATCCCGACGCCGCGTCCCTCCAGGATGGCGGATGGGACTGGCGGGTAAGCATCGCCGAGGTCACCAAAGCCGGGGACTTCTCGCCGTTCCCCGGCATGGAGCGGGTGCTGACGGTGGTGGAAGGCGAACTCCTGCTCCTGACGGTGGACGGCTCCGAGCATCCCCTGGAGAAGTACCGCGCGTTCCGGTTTCCCGGCGGGGCCGCCACCTCGTGCGCCCTTCCCACGGGGGATGTCACGAACCTCAACGTCATCACCCGGGCCGGCAGCTTCAAGGGCTTCACGTCCATCATCGAGATCTCCAGGAAACGCGCCCATCCGCTGTTCGCCGGCCAGTTGGGGATCCTGCTGCAGGGGCAGGCCACGGCCTCCGAGGGAACCAGCGAAGCTGAGGTCCTGGGCCGCTACGACGCCGTGGTGGGCTCCGATACGGCGTCCCCGGAGATCCTGGGCCGCGGCTTCCTGGCCGTTGTGTCCATCGACCCGGTCACTGCCTCAGGCTGA
- the modA gene encoding molybdate ABC transporter substrate-binding protein, which translates to MTRARRAVALLTAVLFAAPLAACAGGAGNSTAGGNATQGTGKGADQETLTVFAAASLKTSFTELAERFGKENPGTSVTLSFAGSADLATQISQGAPADVFASADDRNMAKLQDGGLVDGDPRDFATNTLAIAVPAGNPAGIGSFADLARSGTKLVMCARQVPCGAAAAAVEQQTGTDLSPVSEENSVADVLGKVTSGEADAGLVYVTDVRAAGGKVENIPFPEAAGAVNTYPIATLAGSRNKAAAAKFLELVTGPGGREILAAAGFGPGR; encoded by the coding sequence GTGACGCGGGCGCGGCGGGCCGTGGCCTTGCTTACGGCAGTCCTGTTCGCGGCACCGCTCGCCGCCTGTGCCGGCGGCGCGGGCAACAGTACCGCCGGCGGCAACGCCACTCAGGGAACGGGCAAGGGAGCGGACCAGGAAACGCTGACGGTTTTCGCCGCGGCGTCCCTAAAAACCAGCTTCACCGAGCTTGCTGAACGGTTCGGAAAGGAGAACCCCGGAACCAGCGTGACCCTCAGCTTTGCCGGTTCAGCGGACCTGGCCACCCAGATCAGCCAGGGTGCGCCTGCGGACGTGTTCGCCTCGGCGGATGACAGGAACATGGCCAAGCTGCAGGATGGGGGCCTGGTGGACGGCGACCCGCGCGACTTCGCCACCAACACCCTGGCCATCGCAGTTCCGGCAGGCAACCCGGCAGGGATCGGATCCTTCGCGGACCTTGCCAGGAGCGGTACGAAACTTGTGATGTGCGCCCGCCAGGTGCCCTGCGGAGCCGCCGCGGCCGCCGTCGAACAGCAAACGGGAACGGACCTCAGTCCGGTCAGCGAGGAAAACTCCGTGGCCGATGTCCTGGGCAAAGTGACCTCCGGCGAAGCCGACGCCGGACTCGTGTATGTCACCGATGTCCGGGCAGCCGGAGGCAAGGTGGAAAACATTCCCTTCCCGGAGGCCGCCGGAGCGGTGAACACATACCCGATCGCAACGTTGGCCGGCAGCCGGAACAAGGCCGCCGCCGCAAAGTTCCTGGAACTGGTGACCGGCCCCGGTGGCCGGGAAATCCTTGCTGCCGCCGGGTTTGGGCCGGGCCGCTAA
- a CDS encoding ABC transporter permease — protein sequence MTGRRPGGRQAGQRHKGTGHQRYTGIPRWLYALAVLAATVVVLPLVAMVARVNWANFLPLVTSESALAALGLSLRTSAASTALCIVLGVPLAVVLARGTLPLLGLLRSLVLLPLVLPPVVGGIALLYTFGRQGLLGGAIHVLGLQIAFSTTAVVLAQTFVALPFLVVSLEGALRTGGHRYEAVAATLGASPGTVFRRVTLPLVLPGLASGAVLAFARSLGEFGATLTFAGSLQGVTRTLPLEIYLQRETDPDAAVALSLVLVAVAVAVVALAYRRPAGRTRGLKASGQRPTAAAAPGGDVP from the coding sequence GTGACCGGCAGGCGTCCGGGCGGGCGGCAGGCCGGCCAACGGCACAAGGGAACCGGGCACCAGAGGTACACAGGCATTCCCCGGTGGCTGTACGCGCTGGCAGTGCTGGCCGCCACAGTGGTGGTCCTGCCGCTTGTGGCCATGGTGGCGCGGGTCAACTGGGCCAACTTCCTGCCGCTGGTCACGTCCGAGTCCGCCCTTGCGGCGCTGGGCCTGAGCCTGCGGACCTCGGCGGCGAGTACTGCCCTGTGCATCGTGCTGGGCGTTCCGCTTGCCGTGGTCCTTGCCCGCGGCACACTTCCGCTGCTGGGGCTCCTGCGCTCGCTGGTGCTGCTCCCGCTGGTCCTGCCGCCCGTGGTGGGCGGCATCGCCCTCCTGTACACATTCGGACGGCAGGGCCTCCTCGGCGGGGCGATTCACGTGCTGGGTCTGCAGATCGCGTTTTCCACCACGGCCGTGGTCCTGGCCCAGACGTTTGTGGCACTGCCGTTCCTGGTGGTCAGCCTCGAGGGTGCGCTGCGCACCGGCGGACACAGGTACGAGGCCGTGGCAGCGACGCTCGGCGCATCGCCGGGAACCGTCTTCCGCCGCGTCACGCTGCCGCTCGTCCTGCCGGGCCTGGCATCCGGGGCGGTCCTCGCCTTTGCCAGGAGCCTGGGCGAATTCGGCGCCACCCTCACGTTCGCGGGCAGCCTGCAGGGGGTCACCCGGACGCTGCCGCTGGAAATCTACCTGCAGCGAGAGACCGACCCGGACGCCGCCGTCGCGCTTTCCCTGGTGCTGGTGGCCGTGGCAGTCGCCGTGGTGGCACTCGCCTACCGGCGCCCCGCGGGCAGGACACGCGGCCTCAAGGCTTCCGGACAGCGGCCGACGGCGGCTGCCGCACCGGGCGGGGACGTGCCGTGA
- a CDS encoding phosphoribosylanthranilate isomerase, translating into MFVKVCGLSTPESVRVAVEAGADAVGFVLTASPRVVSPSQASALLAEVPDRVSPIGVFRDEPAADAVAIARAAGLEWIQLHGRRSRADVATVHDAGMKLVRAVTMGATAEELEDWGEDLLLIDAAVPGSGEAWDYASVAELPVLRGRKWLLAGGLDAANVAQASTAAHAWGVDVSSGVEVSRGVKDLAKVSAFVQAAKGVAAPA; encoded by the coding sequence ATGTTCGTCAAAGTGTGTGGCCTCAGCACGCCAGAATCCGTCCGGGTTGCCGTTGAGGCGGGGGCGGACGCGGTGGGGTTCGTCCTGACGGCCAGCCCCCGCGTGGTCTCGCCGTCCCAGGCCTCCGCGCTGCTGGCCGAAGTGCCGGACCGGGTTTCGCCCATCGGCGTGTTCCGTGACGAGCCGGCCGCCGACGCCGTGGCCATCGCCCGTGCCGCCGGGCTGGAGTGGATCCAGCTGCACGGCCGGCGCTCGCGCGCTGACGTGGCCACAGTGCACGACGCCGGCATGAAGCTGGTCAGGGCCGTCACCATGGGTGCCACGGCGGAGGAGCTGGAGGACTGGGGAGAGGACCTGCTCCTGATCGACGCCGCCGTCCCCGGTTCAGGCGAGGCCTGGGACTATGCATCCGTGGCCGAACTTCCTGTGCTTCGGGGACGCAAATGGCTGCTGGCAGGCGGGCTCGACGCCGCCAATGTTGCGCAGGCCTCAACGGCGGCACACGCGTGGGGCGTCGATGTTTCCTCCGGTGTCGAGGTGTCCCGCGGCGTCAAGGACCTGGCAAAGGTCAGCGCTTTCGTGCAGGCAGCCAAGGGTGTGGCTGCCCCGGCCTAG
- a CDS encoding YccF domain-containing protein has product MKALLNIIWLVFGGFWLALGYFFAGVICCLLVVTIPWGIASFRIAAYTLWPFGRTVVDKPGGAGVFSLLGNVIWLLVAGIWIAIGHVVTAFAMAMTIIGIPLAIANLKLIPVSLMPLGKQIVPTSQPFVSAYR; this is encoded by the coding sequence ATGAAGGCACTGCTCAACATCATCTGGCTGGTTTTCGGCGGTTTCTGGCTCGCGCTGGGTTATTTTTTCGCGGGGGTCATCTGCTGCCTGCTGGTCGTTACCATTCCCTGGGGCATCGCGTCGTTCCGGATTGCCGCCTACACGCTCTGGCCATTTGGCCGGACGGTGGTGGACAAGCCCGGCGGCGCCGGGGTGTTCTCCCTGCTGGGCAACGTCATCTGGCTGCTGGTGGCAGGCATCTGGATCGCCATCGGACACGTGGTCACAGCCTTCGCCATGGCAATGACCATCATCGGGATCCCGCTGGCCATCGCCAACCTGAAGCTCATCCCGGTGTCCCTGATGCCGCTGGGCAAGCAGATCGTGCCCACCAGCCAGCCGTTCGTTTCCGCCTACCGCTAA
- a CDS encoding DUF4031 domain-containing protein, with amino-acid sequence MIYIDPPLWPAHGTHFSHLISDDSLAELHAFAAAAGIPQRAFDGDHYDVPERRFDDLVTAGAVPVEARILVRKLIASGLRIPARQRNKSLKMPLLNRWNSIMPGHDSLFLDLLDRWSEDHRHYHGCTHLLGVLEALDLLTDPTDPPRTVLLAAWFHDAVYRGIAGQDEEESARLAEERLHDAGLPEAEAAEVARLVRLTADHRPEQGDDDGALLCDADLSVLGGDPEEYARYVAAVRKDYAHIGDADFAAGRAAVVRQLLELEPLFHSGRARELWLAAAHRNLKGELA; translated from the coding sequence TTGATATACATCGACCCGCCCCTCTGGCCTGCGCACGGAACACACTTCTCGCACCTCATTTCCGACGACTCGCTGGCGGAACTGCATGCGTTTGCGGCTGCGGCCGGTATCCCCCAGCGGGCCTTTGACGGGGACCACTACGACGTTCCGGAGCGCCGCTTTGATGACCTCGTGACAGCCGGCGCCGTTCCTGTGGAAGCCAGGATCCTGGTCCGAAAGCTGATCGCCAGCGGCCTGCGCATCCCGGCCCGGCAACGGAACAAATCGCTCAAGATGCCCCTGCTGAACCGCTGGAACTCGATCATGCCGGGCCATGACTCCCTGTTCCTTGACCTCCTGGACCGGTGGAGCGAGGACCACCGCCACTATCACGGCTGCACGCACCTGCTGGGAGTGCTCGAAGCCCTCGACCTCCTCACCGATCCCACCGACCCACCGCGGACGGTCCTGTTGGCGGCCTGGTTCCACGACGCCGTCTACCGCGGCATAGCCGGCCAGGACGAGGAGGAGTCCGCCCGCCTCGCCGAGGAGCGGCTGCATGACGCCGGCCTTCCGGAGGCAGAGGCGGCCGAGGTGGCACGGCTTGTCCGGCTGACCGCCGATCACCGCCCCGAACAGGGGGACGACGACGGCGCCCTCCTCTGCGACGCCGACCTGTCCGTCCTCGGCGGGGACCCCGAGGAATATGCCAGGTACGTTGCCGCCGTCCGGAAGGATTACGCGCACATCGGCGACGCCGACTTCGCGGCCGGGCGCGCCGCCGTCGTACGCCAACTGCTGGAACTGGAGCCGCTGTTCCACAGCGGCAGGGCACGGGAGCTGTGGCTGGCTGCCGCGCACCGCAACTTGAAGGGCGAGCTGGCGTGA
- a CDS encoding 2-phosphosulfolactate phosphatase, giving the protein MNAPTSNPRHTFTASAAHRQLPYEVRVEWGPDGAGTVTSGADLAVVVDVLSFSTCVSVALDRGATVFPFPWKDTGAEDFAARHRAVLAGPRDGGGLSLSPASLRAADALDRVVLPSPNGSALCHGLARAVPLVATVCLRNAAATADWVTANMPEDSVIAVVAAGERWPDGTLRPAVEDQIGAGAFIAGLVAAGKGGYEAEDGRHGYSPEAVAAMAVFEAAEPRLREILHGCSSGRELTGGGYAADVDIAAELDDSDAVAILVDGTFSPR; this is encoded by the coding sequence GTGAACGCACCCACCTCCAATCCCCGCCACACGTTCACCGCAAGCGCCGCGCACCGGCAGCTGCCCTATGAGGTCCGGGTGGAATGGGGGCCCGACGGCGCCGGCACAGTAACGTCCGGCGCGGACCTCGCCGTGGTGGTTGACGTCCTGTCCTTCAGCACCTGCGTGAGCGTCGCCCTGGACCGGGGCGCCACGGTTTTCCCTTTTCCCTGGAAGGACACCGGCGCGGAGGACTTCGCCGCCCGCCACCGGGCTGTCCTGGCCGGGCCCCGCGACGGCGGCGGGCTCAGCCTCTCCCCCGCGAGCCTGCGGGCCGCCGATGCCCTGGATAGGGTGGTCCTGCCCTCCCCCAACGGTTCCGCGCTCTGCCACGGACTTGCGCGCGCCGTTCCACTGGTGGCCACTGTGTGCCTCCGGAATGCCGCGGCCACTGCGGACTGGGTGACTGCCAACATGCCTGAGGATTCAGTGATCGCAGTGGTTGCGGCCGGCGAACGCTGGCCGGACGGCACCCTCCGCCCGGCCGTGGAGGACCAGATAGGGGCAGGGGCGTTCATCGCGGGCCTTGTGGCAGCAGGCAAGGGCGGCTATGAGGCCGAAGACGGCAGGCACGGATACTCACCGGAGGCGGTGGCGGCCATGGCCGTCTTCGAGGCCGCAGAGCCGCGGCTCCGGGAGATCCTGCACGGCTGTTCCAGCGGCCGGGAGCTGACCGGCGGAGGCTACGCGGCCGACGTCGATATTGCCGCGGAGCTGGACGACAGCGACGCGGTGGCCATCCTGGTGGACGGGACGTTCAGCCCCCGCTGA
- a CDS encoding glycogen debranching protein: protein MSAAPDRDTYPIQDPEELGRRARDVLAANDLGTMVTAAPNLYPHMWSWDAAFVATGLSTVSVERALRELDYLLAAQWKSGMIPHIVFSDVPGYFPDVERWGTRGAAPEGVQSSGICQPPVHATMLRRIVERATAAGGEDARLADEFTRRTLPGWIDWHAWLRSARGGDGSGLLTIYHGWESGMDNSPRFDGPYSRVKPGEMEPFVRTDTQKVKDHSQRPSDEEYSRYLWLVQQMADVGFDDAQLPRVMAFQVKDVFMSAIYAAANEDLAVLAEQFGLPGEAPQLRQWAREFREGVDATVDEGTGLARDRDVLTGEWIGPPTMAGFAPLISTTDQALLDRQLEVFEGPDWTGDPRLAFPLPASTSTTYEGLKPRQYWRGPVWPVMNWYLAHCLRRRGDEKRYRQLREASLAQLMEGHFGEYYEPFTGEPLGSMDQSWTAAVALEWLADPRNG from the coding sequence ATGAGCGCGGCGCCGGACAGGGACACTTATCCGATCCAGGACCCCGAGGAGCTCGGGCGCCGTGCCAGGGACGTCCTGGCAGCAAACGACCTCGGCACCATGGTGACTGCCGCACCCAACCTGTATCCGCACATGTGGAGCTGGGACGCCGCCTTCGTCGCCACCGGACTTTCGACCGTGAGCGTCGAACGGGCCCTCCGGGAGCTCGACTACCTGCTGGCCGCCCAGTGGAAGAGCGGGATGATCCCGCACATCGTCTTCTCCGACGTCCCCGGCTACTTCCCCGACGTTGAGCGCTGGGGGACGCGCGGGGCCGCGCCGGAGGGCGTGCAGTCCAGCGGCATCTGCCAGCCGCCGGTGCATGCCACCATGCTGCGCCGCATCGTGGAACGGGCGACGGCGGCGGGAGGCGAGGATGCCAGGCTCGCCGATGAATTCACCCGGCGGACGCTGCCGGGATGGATCGACTGGCACGCCTGGCTGCGCAGCGCCCGCGGCGGGGACGGCTCGGGCCTGCTGACCATCTACCACGGCTGGGAGTCCGGAATGGACAACTCCCCGCGCTTCGACGGACCGTACTCCAGGGTCAAGCCGGGCGAGATGGAGCCGTTCGTCCGCACGGACACCCAGAAGGTCAAGGACCACAGCCAGCGCCCCAGCGACGAGGAATACAGCCGCTACCTGTGGCTGGTGCAACAGATGGCGGACGTGGGGTTCGACGACGCGCAGTTGCCGCGGGTGATGGCCTTCCAGGTCAAGGACGTCTTTATGTCCGCCATTTATGCCGCGGCCAACGAGGACCTGGCCGTGCTGGCGGAACAGTTCGGACTGCCGGGGGAGGCCCCGCAGCTGCGGCAGTGGGCCCGGGAATTCCGCGAGGGCGTTGACGCGACGGTGGATGAAGGGACCGGACTTGCCCGCGACCGGGACGTGCTGACCGGGGAATGGATCGGACCGCCCACCATGGCGGGCTTCGCGCCGCTGATTTCCACAACGGACCAGGCCCTCCTGGACCGGCAACTGGAGGTCTTCGAAGGGCCGGACTGGACCGGCGACCCCCGCCTGGCCTTCCCGCTGCCGGCCTCCACGTCCACCACGTATGAGGGGCTGAAGCCGCGCCAGTACTGGCGCGGACCGGTATGGCCGGTGATGAACTGGTACCTGGCCCACTGCCTGCGGAGGCGCGGCGACGAGAAGCGCTACCGCCAGCTGCGCGAGGCCTCCCTCGCCCAGCTCATGGAAGGCCATTTCGGCGAGTACTACGAACCCTTCACCGGCGAACCGCTGGGCAGCATGGACCAGTCGTGGACGGCCGCCGTCGCGCTTGAATGGCTTGCCGATCCCCGGAACGGTTGA
- a CDS encoding molybdopterin-binding protein, with protein MGLIRVSEAARFLGVSDDTVRRWTENGSLTPRKDNAGRLAVDGLELARHAQKLAQLPDDPHRTGSSARNRFVGLVTGIKADSVMAQVELQCGPFRVVSLMSSEAVNELGLELGSVATAVVKATTVIIETPQGKGAA; from the coding sequence ATGGGTCTTATTCGCGTCTCCGAAGCTGCCCGGTTCCTGGGTGTCAGTGACGATACCGTGCGGCGCTGGACGGAGAACGGGAGCCTGACGCCGCGTAAGGACAACGCCGGCCGGCTCGCGGTTGATGGCCTGGAACTGGCGCGGCACGCACAGAAACTGGCGCAGCTCCCGGACGATCCGCACCGCACGGGCAGTTCGGCCCGCAACCGGTTCGTCGGACTTGTCACCGGCATCAAGGCGGACAGCGTCATGGCCCAGGTGGAACTGCAGTGCGGACCCTTCCGCGTGGTGTCCCTGATGAGCAGCGAGGCCGTCAATGAACTGGGGCTGGAACTCGGCTCCGTGGCCACGGCCGTGGTCAAGGCCACCACGGTCATCATCGAAACCCCGCAGGGAAAGGGCGCCGCGTGA
- a CDS encoding Gfo/Idh/MocA family oxidoreductase — MDAVPVRRNPVRLLIAGAGARGAAYARLAVATGQAIVVGMAEPRPVLRSRLAAELKVPAEGVFADWQSMLGNRLPADGIIIATPDRQHGAPFAAAAAHGYPILLEKPVAVDASGCAELERVGRETGASATVCHVLRYTPLTALLRQLLEGGAVGRIISVQHLEPVGFWHFAHSYVRGNWRREEDSSPFLLAKCTHDVDWLSYIIGSRPLKVSSFGSLAHFRPEGAPEGAARRCVGCPAEPRCPYSALKIYGAGRPTNGAKADPARAYFADVVDPGGTPETLLHALATGPYGRCVYFSDNDAVDHQVVNIEYEDGTTASFTATAFTAAGPRRTRIFGSHGEISVEADAISVFDFLTGATTVHPVPAAPPQVQGEKHEGGDRGLVQAWVAALATGDWSAVVSGLEESLVSHAAVFAAEEARRSSAVVQVGSFSLRQ, encoded by the coding sequence GTGGACGCCGTGCCGGTGCGCCGGAACCCGGTGCGGCTCCTCATCGCCGGTGCCGGTGCCAGGGGTGCAGCCTATGCCCGGCTCGCCGTTGCCACCGGCCAGGCCATCGTGGTGGGCATGGCCGAGCCGCGCCCCGTGCTGCGCAGCCGCCTGGCAGCCGAACTGAAAGTGCCTGCGGAGGGTGTCTTCGCGGACTGGCAGTCAATGCTCGGGAACCGCCTGCCCGCCGATGGCATCATCATCGCCACACCTGACCGCCAGCATGGGGCTCCCTTCGCGGCAGCCGCAGCCCACGGCTATCCGATCCTCCTGGAGAAGCCGGTTGCGGTGGATGCCTCCGGCTGCGCCGAGCTGGAACGCGTGGGGCGCGAAACCGGCGCCAGCGCAACTGTCTGCCACGTGTTGCGCTACACCCCCCTGACCGCGCTCCTCAGGCAGCTCCTGGAGGGCGGGGCGGTAGGCCGGATTATTTCCGTCCAGCACCTGGAGCCCGTGGGCTTCTGGCATTTCGCGCATTCGTACGTGCGCGGAAACTGGCGCCGGGAGGAGGACTCGAGCCCATTCCTCCTTGCCAAATGCACGCACGACGTCGACTGGCTTTCCTACATCATCGGCAGCAGGCCGCTGAAGGTGTCGTCCTTCGGATCTCTGGCCCACTTTCGCCCTGAAGGGGCGCCGGAGGGCGCTGCCCGGCGCTGCGTCGGCTGTCCCGCGGAGCCCCGCTGCCCCTACTCCGCGCTGAAAATCTATGGTGCGGGGCGCCCCACGAACGGGGCCAAGGCTGACCCCGCCCGGGCGTATTTTGCGGACGTGGTGGATCCCGGCGGCACGCCCGAGACGCTGCTGCACGCCCTGGCAACCGGCCCCTACGGCCGCTGCGTCTATTTTTCGGACAACGACGCTGTGGACCACCAGGTGGTGAACATTGAATACGAAGACGGCACAACAGCGTCCTTCACAGCCACGGCCTTTACCGCCGCCGGCCCGCGGCGCACCCGGATCTTCGGCAGCCACGGGGAGATCTCGGTCGAAGCGGACGCCATCTCGGTCTTCGATTTCCTGACCGGGGCAACCACTGTCCACCCCGTCCCTGCTGCCCCACCGCAGGTCCAGGGGGAAAAGCACGAGGGCGGCGACCGCGGCCTGGTGCAGGCGTGGGTGGCGGCGCTTGCCACCGGTGACTGGTCGGCGGTGGTGTCCGGGCTGGAAGAGTCCCTCGTCAGCCACGCTGCCGTTTTCGCCGCCGAGGAGGCCCGCAGGAGCAGCGCCGTGGTTCAGGTTGGCTCGTTCAGCCTGAGGCAGTGA
- a CDS encoding sulfate/molybdate ABC transporter ATP-binding protein, whose protein sequence is MTFSFQAAVAERGFDVAFSLGPAETVAVMGPNGAGKSTLFSIIAGLLRPDSGRAELDGRALFQVGDGRNQWVPPHLRGTALLAQEPLLFPHLTAVDNVAFGPRSAGNPKGLAKAKALQWLAEVEAAGLAARRPAELSGGQAQRVAVARALAADPGLLLLDEPMAALDIHSAPLLRRLLKHVLADRPAIIITHDVLDALMLADRVVILENGRIAEEGPTRQVLQRPRSAFGAGLAGLNFIPGTYAGDGVLAGRGQHIAGHSEDPIPPCQAAVAVFPPSSVSVFLTDAHGSPRNSFEVAITDLEPHGDFIRVRAGSLAADITPAASADLGLVPGLPVHFVVKATAVSVYPL, encoded by the coding sequence GTGACGTTCTCGTTCCAGGCAGCCGTGGCGGAGCGCGGTTTCGACGTCGCCTTCTCCCTGGGGCCTGCCGAAACCGTGGCAGTGATGGGGCCCAACGGGGCGGGCAAGTCGACGCTGTTCTCGATTATTGCGGGGCTGCTGCGGCCGGACAGCGGACGGGCCGAGCTGGACGGCCGGGCCCTGTTTCAGGTGGGGGACGGCCGGAACCAGTGGGTCCCGCCCCACCTCCGCGGCACGGCATTGCTCGCACAGGAACCGCTGCTCTTCCCGCACCTCACCGCGGTGGACAACGTGGCCTTCGGTCCACGCAGCGCGGGTAACCCCAAGGGCCTGGCCAAGGCCAAGGCGCTGCAGTGGCTGGCCGAAGTGGAGGCTGCAGGCCTTGCAGCCCGCCGCCCCGCGGAGCTTTCCGGCGGGCAGGCGCAGCGCGTTGCCGTGGCCCGGGCGCTCGCCGCGGATCCAGGGCTCCTCCTCCTCGATGAACCGATGGCCGCGCTGGATATCCACTCGGCCCCGCTGCTCCGGCGGCTGCTCAAGCACGTCCTCGCGGACCGGCCGGCCATTATCATTACCCATGACGTCCTGGACGCGCTGATGCTGGCGGACAGGGTGGTCATCCTTGAAAACGGGCGCATCGCCGAGGAGGGCCCCACGCGGCAGGTGCTGCAGCGGCCGCGCAGCGCCTTCGGAGCCGGGCTCGCCGGGCTCAACTTCATTCCCGGAACGTATGCCGGGGATGGCGTCCTGGCAGGCCGGGGACAGCACATTGCCGGCCACAGCGAGGACCCCATCCCGCCGTGCCAGGCCGCCGTGGCCGTGTTCCCGCCGTCGTCCGTATCCGTGTTCCTCACCGACGCCCACGGAAGTCCGCGCAATTCCTTCGAGGTGGCCATCACGGACCTCGAACCGCACGGCGACTTCATCCGGGTCAGGGCAGGAAGCCTCGCGGCGGACATCACTCCGGCGGCGTCGGCGGACCTCGGCCTGGTCCCCGGCCTGCCGGTGCACTTCGTGGTGAAGGCGACGGCGGTTTCGGTTTACCCGTTGTAG